One window of Sphingobacteriales bacterium genomic DNA carries:
- a CDS encoding AAA family ATPase translates to MHYPEGAEALLIALQTPSPKGYLGIPVLIWGPPGVGKSSFLDGLAKPGFPVLTLIASIHDPTDFSGLPVFKDGKVHYAVPEWVREFGELGEGILFLDELTTAPPAVQAALLRVVLERRVGFHELPPNVRIVAAANPPDLMTGGWDLSPPLRNRFIHLYWDLPLAAFLDALESDYAQAVLPVIDLEKHAAVLPYWKLRTLAFLKTAPDMLRTSPETDKHAFASPRTWDYAISLMASCDLLDVAPKKGSQGKRVFYELMSGCLGASVALPLMEFLEKMRLPNPDEVLDKKEEVDVKILDDSELFVLFGSLNAAITRRYHSPVLLPSVKVYLSLTLDVFKNNRRDVIYPALFKAFRGGLLLKAIETAQKLGATELESLMTEIDAALKFDKEFEEYTNLLQK, encoded by the coding sequence ATGCACTATCCCGAAGGTGCCGAGGCACTATTGATTGCGCTGCAAACCCCTTCCCCCAAAGGGTATCTGGGCATTCCCGTTTTAATTTGGGGGCCTCCCGGAGTGGGTAAATCCAGTTTTCTTGATGGGTTGGCAAAACCGGGTTTCCCCGTTCTTACCTTGATTGCATCTATTCACGACCCTACCGATTTTTCCGGTTTGCCGGTGTTCAAAGATGGGAAGGTGCATTATGCCGTTCCTGAATGGGTTAGGGAGTTTGGTGAGTTGGGCGAGGGTATTTTGTTTTTAGATGAGTTGACCACTGCCCCTCCTGCCGTACAAGCTGCACTGCTCAGAGTAGTTTTAGAGCGAAGGGTAGGGTTTCATGAGCTTCCCCCCAACGTGCGGATAGTGGCTGCCGCCAATCCGCCGGATTTAATGACCGGTGGTTGGGATTTATCGCCCCCTTTGCGCAACCGCTTTATCCACCTATATTGGGATTTGCCATTGGCTGCATTTTTAGATGCCCTCGAAAGCGATTATGCACAGGCTGTTTTGCCTGTCATAGACCTTGAAAAACATGCTGCCGTTCTGCCTTATTGGAAACTGCGTACTTTGGCTTTTCTGAAAACAGCACCCGACATGCTGCGCACCAGTCCTGAAACAGATAAACATGCTTTTGCCAGTCCGCGAACATGGGACTATGCCATTTCATTGATGGCTTCCTGCGATTTGTTGGATGTTGCCCCAAAAAAAGGAAGCCAAGGCAAGCGCGTTTTTTACGAACTGATGAGCGGCTGCTTAGGTGCTTCTGTCGCACTCCCTTTGATGGAGTTTTTGGAAAAAATGCGCCTTCCCAATCCCGACGAGGTGTTGGATAAAAAAGAGGAGGTGGACGTAAAAATCCTTGACGACAGCGAATTGTTTGTATTATTTGGTTCGCTCAATGCCGCCATCACCCGTCGCTATCATTCGCCTGTCCTGCTTCCGTCTGTCAAAGTTTATCTTTCACTTACTCTGGATGTATTCAAAAATAATCGCCGGGATGTGATATATCCAGCGCTTTTTAAAGCATTTAGAGGAGGTTTATTGCTAAAAGCAATTGAAACTGCCCAAAAACTGGGGGCTACCGAGTTAGAAAGTTTAATGACAGAAATAGATGCCGCGTTAAAATTCGATAAAGAATTTGAAGAATATACAAACTTGCTGCAAAAGTAA
- a CDS encoding DUF3883 domain-containing protein encodes MNPQDIVENIFNDRQQPNGPHTVTTANAIQYFIDNAFKNKLLFIYELLQNADDSAQEGQNGYHIEVEIHFFKDYVLFQHNGAPFLAGDVWALSRIGHQIDEINPHPKSHDINKIGYKGVGFKSVFALTDCCYIKSGGFCFRFDKNFEEWKSKKYPWQITPVWTETKELPEEVLPYLAGNKTSIILKTNLVGSLQKINNEVLRERSLLFLRHIKSFSVFNRVDGRNERVVERNLNGKIVKMSIKTKIVNWNERNEYFLLENFTVKVPIEVSNSIQKIEDSICPPKLKKAKEITISLAAEMENEDNLKEHEIYVTRLLYAYLPTKAKLPFPFTVNAEFLLNTGRDALLTNLVWNAFIFAQLASCKLHWLKSIAGSDFAFKHQFLKIYRKAFEIETDHYGYRAPYNNSLSNVLKSVQFIPQEENETLLLVEDTLVDYTGFNKEFKTTKHAAKDKEMKVENAGIAVSQIWNIKLLEEIGAKGFKDSDIIALLREHKHIANTLENNIRLIDFLFKTKHEDHDFAGYLRQTPFLLDTNLILRQPNDVFFPANQDLLPNGITFNLHFLHPDINVHLENTPQLKEWVSLSLGVQYPSKRGMAKKIIDDELEYPENIDRDKAITFGRYFFSVRSGLDDRDKLQLRQLPVVTTSNDLAPAIKCYLSDKYQPVLSLQNLLGNDNRDFNFVSAEYIKEGDRVEDWKRFWLQIGVEQEMKLENIPSQVNTAEKCERQQLISNFPELEAYFQYLDNRPFYNREAVQTANQQGQHQIRNLFTVTLLNYTANNYVFTKLFWQLFFDRLWKEVLRRGRTLYFHNLNKSRNVGDEVPGYIQYFARTQKCLPGVNNTCLTSKELFSPKLAKVLSNASDFNVIDLENISTEQSQFLGIRTMLTFEECLTLLDHCSKQDKVDAALIIQIEQIYEYVNDHFANSEEAKLAANQWNGLLLADNNTFQEKDSLYYLNLPNSPLPNNRQLFLKESRLSSDHLSRVFNLLGITEISTASLSFHSTNETLNNELKSLIRSRLYLLKKYIQFKRGGELKDIEVHLLKKLNGTEFFTADTLQITYPNHPEIYQNTLNCFFEAKNNRFYYLEHWRQIENIYTITRQLCLLLETEDIETEFQIFLTSDEGSIVRWLRNMGIDVRNEVGYLGEQQAFKYLAENLKLQFPNASIVENDAEFQLRDNESRPLALLIWNNSVNESTFPYDLKLTLFDYTSPITEAIQFIEIKTTSDENKDIIYITLSEWEFMVKNKEQYILYRIYLDYSDNYRLLSIVEIVEPLQYIIQGKLLPIETVPLELISDKSDRKSPRVD; translated from the coding sequence ATGAATCCTCAGGATATCGTTGAAAACATATTCAATGACAGACAGCAACCCAATGGCCCACATACAGTTACTACTGCTAATGCTATTCAGTATTTTATAGATAATGCTTTCAAAAACAAGTTGCTATTTATTTATGAACTCCTGCAAAATGCCGATGATTCTGCACAAGAAGGACAAAACGGTTATCATATTGAGGTTGAAATTCACTTTTTTAAGGATTATGTACTGTTTCAACATAACGGTGCTCCCTTTTTGGCCGGAGATGTATGGGCATTATCAAGAATAGGGCATCAGATAGACGAAATTAATCCTCATCCCAAAAGCCATGACATAAACAAGATTGGATATAAAGGTGTGGGGTTTAAGTCTGTATTTGCGCTTACCGACTGTTGTTACATAAAATCCGGTGGGTTTTGTTTTCGGTTTGATAAAAATTTCGAAGAGTGGAAAAGTAAAAAATACCCATGGCAAATCACACCTGTTTGGACAGAAACGAAAGAACTGCCTGAAGAAGTACTTCCTTATCTTGCAGGTAATAAAACGAGTATTATATTAAAAACCAACTTGGTAGGGAGTCTACAAAAAATCAATAACGAGGTATTGCGGGAGAGATCTTTGTTGTTTTTACGGCATATTAAATCATTTTCAGTATTCAATCGAGTAGATGGAAGAAACGAGCGAGTTGTTGAACGCAACCTAAATGGCAAAATCGTTAAGATGTCCATTAAAACTAAAATTGTCAATTGGAATGAACGAAACGAGTATTTTTTACTGGAGAACTTTACTGTTAAAGTACCTATAGAGGTTTCAAATAGCATCCAAAAAATTGAAGATTCAATCTGCCCCCCTAAGCTCAAGAAAGCGAAAGAAATTACCATTTCCTTAGCTGCTGAAATGGAAAACGAAGACAATCTGAAAGAGCATGAAATTTACGTTACTAGATTACTTTATGCATATTTGCCAACAAAAGCAAAACTGCCATTTCCCTTTACCGTAAATGCCGAGTTTTTATTAAATACAGGTCGGGATGCCCTTTTGACAAATCTGGTTTGGAATGCTTTTATTTTTGCACAACTTGCCTCTTGTAAACTTCATTGGTTAAAATCAATTGCAGGTTCTGATTTCGCGTTTAAGCATCAATTTCTTAAAATATACAGAAAGGCATTTGAAATTGAAACAGACCACTATGGCTATAGAGCTCCATACAACAATTCATTATCAAATGTATTGAAAAGTGTACAATTTATCCCACAAGAAGAAAATGAAACCTTGCTTTTAGTTGAGGACACCCTTGTAGATTATACCGGATTTAACAAGGAGTTTAAAACAACTAAACATGCAGCAAAGGATAAAGAAATGAAAGTAGAAAATGCCGGAATTGCAGTTTCTCAAATATGGAACATTAAACTTTTGGAAGAGATAGGGGCAAAAGGATTCAAAGACAGTGATATAATTGCACTCTTACGAGAACACAAACACATTGCTAATACGCTTGAGAACAATATCAGATTGATAGATTTTTTGTTTAAAACGAAACACGAGGATCATGATTTTGCCGGTTACCTCAGACAAACCCCTTTTTTGCTTGACACTAACCTTATCTTACGACAGCCCAATGATGTTTTTTTTCCTGCAAATCAAGATTTATTGCCGAACGGCATAACGTTTAACCTCCATTTTTTGCATCCGGATATTAACGTGCATTTGGAAAATACCCCTCAATTAAAAGAATGGGTTTCATTATCGTTAGGTGTTCAATATCCCTCAAAGAGAGGGATGGCAAAAAAAATAATAGATGACGAACTGGAATATCCTGAAAATATTGACCGAGATAAAGCAATCACTTTTGGACGTTACTTTTTTTCGGTCAGGTCAGGTTTAGATGATCGCGATAAACTCCAACTTCGTCAATTACCTGTTGTAACAACGAGCAACGATTTAGCACCTGCCATTAAATGCTATCTTTCTGACAAATATCAACCAGTGTTAAGCCTTCAGAATCTCTTAGGGAATGATAACCGGGATTTCAATTTTGTTAGTGCTGAATATATAAAAGAGGGCGATCGGGTGGAAGATTGGAAACGCTTTTGGCTGCAGATAGGAGTAGAACAAGAAATGAAATTAGAGAATATCCCTTCACAAGTAAATACAGCAGAAAAATGTGAACGGCAACAACTTATCTCTAATTTTCCCGAATTAGAAGCATACTTTCAATATTTAGATAACAGGCCCTTTTATAACAGAGAAGCTGTACAAACTGCAAATCAACAGGGTCAACATCAAATCCGAAATCTGTTTACCGTTACTTTGCTTAACTATACCGCCAATAATTATGTCTTTACAAAATTGTTTTGGCAATTGTTTTTTGATAGATTGTGGAAAGAAGTATTGAGGAGAGGCAGGACTCTATACTTTCACAATTTAAACAAAAGCAGAAATGTGGGAGATGAAGTGCCCGGCTATATCCAATATTTTGCAAGGACTCAGAAGTGTTTGCCCGGAGTTAACAATACCTGTCTAACATCTAAAGAATTGTTTTCGCCGAAATTAGCAAAGGTATTGAGCAATGCTTCAGATTTTAATGTGATTGATTTAGAAAATATCAGCACAGAACAGTCTCAGTTTTTAGGAATTCGAACAATGTTGACTTTTGAAGAGTGTTTAACTTTGTTAGATCATTGCTCAAAGCAGGATAAGGTTGATGCAGCACTTATCATTCAAATTGAACAAATTTATGAGTATGTAAATGATCATTTTGCCAATAGTGAAGAGGCTAAACTTGCTGCAAACCAATGGAACGGGCTGTTATTGGCTGATAATAACACTTTTCAAGAAAAAGATAGTCTTTATTATCTCAACCTTCCGAATTCCCCTTTACCAAACAACAGACAGTTGTTTTTGAAAGAAAGCAGGTTGTCGTCAGACCATTTAAGTCGGGTATTTAATTTACTTGGAATAACCGAGATTTCAACTGCATCTTTGAGCTTTCATTCAACAAACGAAACCCTAAACAATGAATTAAAATCACTTATCAGAAGTCGCCTTTACCTACTAAAGAAGTATATCCAATTTAAGAGAGGCGGTGAGTTGAAAGACATTGAAGTCCACTTGTTAAAAAAGTTAAATGGTACGGAGTTTTTTACCGCTGATACATTGCAAATAACTTACCCAAACCATCCTGAGATTTATCAGAATACGTTGAATTGTTTTTTTGAAGCAAAGAACAACCGATTTTATTACTTGGAACATTGGCGGCAAATCGAAAATATATATACTATAACCAGACAACTATGCCTATTACTTGAAACAGAAGACATTGAAACAGAATTTCAAATTTTTTTAACTTCCGATGAAGGGAGCATTGTTCGTTGGCTTCGCAATATGGGTATTGATGTAAGAAATGAAGTCGGATATCTGGGAGAACAACAAGCATTTAAATATCTTGCCGAAAATCTAAAACTACAGTTCCCTAACGCCTCCATAGTTGAAAATGATGCCGAATTTCAACTCAGAGACAATGAAAGCAGACCATTAGCGCTCTTAATTTGGAACAATAGTGTGAATGAAAGCACTTTCCCATACGATTTAAAACTAACACTCTTTGATTACACTTCGCCAATCACTGAGGCAATACAATTCATCGAAATTAAAACCACTTCTGATGAGAATAAAGACATTATTTACATCACTTTATCGGAGTGGGAATTTATGGTGAAAAACAAAGAACAGTACATACTATACCGCATATACTTAGATTACTCTGATAATTACCGCTTATTGAGTATTGTTGAAATAGTAGAACCATTGCAATATATTATTCAAGGAAAATTATTGCCAATAGAAACAGTTCCATTAGAACTGATTTCGGATAAATCGGACAGAAAATCCCCTCGAGTTGACTAA
- a CDS encoding acetyl-CoA C-acyltransferase, whose translation MQEAYIVAGFRTAVTKAKRGGFRFVRPDDLAVDVIGQLLKSVPQLDPVRVEDLIVGNAVPEAEQGLQVGRMIAVRALPKTTAGVTVNRYCGSGVETIAIATAKIRAGMADCIIAGGTESMSLVPTVGWRTTLNYEVAKDHPDYYIGMGLTAEAVAKEYGISREAQDEFAFHSHRKAAAAIDNGYFKSGICPITVNEVYVNEKGKRAERQYVVDTDEGVRKDTTPEGLASLKPVFAAGGTVTAGNSSQTSDGAAFVVVMSERMVKELGLTPIARMVTCTSVGVEPRIMGIGPVAAIPKALKMAGMNLQDISLIELNEAFAAQSVAVIRKVGLNPDIVNINGGAIALGHPLGCSGAKLSIQLMHDLKRTNGKFGMVTACIGGGQGIAAIYERLG comes from the coding sequence ATGCAAGAAGCATATATAGTTGCCGGATTCCGCACGGCTGTAACAAAAGCAAAACGCGGAGGCTTTAGATTTGTCCGCCCCGACGATTTAGCAGTAGATGTAATTGGACAATTGTTGAAATCAGTTCCACAATTAGACCCCGTAAGGGTCGAAGACCTGATTGTGGGTAATGCAGTACCCGAAGCGGAACAGGGGTTGCAGGTAGGACGCATGATTGCCGTGCGTGCCCTGCCCAAAACAACTGCCGGCGTAACCGTAAACCGGTATTGCGGCAGCGGAGTAGAAACAATAGCTATCGCTACCGCTAAAATACGGGCAGGCATGGCAGATTGTATCATTGCCGGCGGAACCGAATCGATGTCGTTAGTGCCTACCGTAGGCTGGAGAACCACCCTCAACTACGAGGTAGCCAAAGATCACCCAGATTACTATATTGGGATGGGATTGACCGCCGAAGCAGTAGCAAAAGAATATGGAATTAGCAGAGAAGCACAAGACGAATTTGCCTTCCATTCTCACCGCAAAGCGGCTGCCGCTATTGACAACGGCTATTTTAAAAGCGGTATCTGCCCTATAACTGTTAATGAGGTATATGTAAATGAAAAAGGTAAACGCGCCGAGCGGCAATATGTGGTTGATACCGATGAAGGTGTACGCAAAGATACTACTCCCGAAGGGCTGGCCTCTCTAAAACCTGTATTTGCTGCAGGTGGAACGGTTACGGCAGGCAATTCCTCTCAAACTTCTGATGGTGCTGCCTTTGTAGTGGTCATGTCGGAAAGAATGGTCAAAGAACTGGGACTAACCCCAATTGCCCGAATGGTTACCTGCACTTCGGTAGGAGTTGAACCCCGAATTATGGGAATAGGGCCGGTAGCTGCCATACCCAAAGCCCTGAAAATGGCAGGGATGAACCTACAGGATATCAGCCTGATAGAACTCAACGAAGCTTTTGCCGCTCAATCGGTTGCCGTAATACGAAAAGTTGGACTAAACCCCGATATTGTCAATATCAACGGAGGTGCCATCGCTTTGGGACATCCGCTTGGTTGCAGCGGTGCTAAACTATCCATTCAACTCATGCACGACCTCAAACGCACTAACGGTAAATTCGGCATGGTTACAGCTTGTATTGGCGGTGGTCAGGGCATTGCTGCCATCTATGAAAGGCTGGGTTAA
- a CDS encoding nucleotidyl transferase AbiEii/AbiGii toxin family protein — protein MYTQLLHYICSWFNQNQIPYMVTGSVALNIYLLPRSTFDIDIVVEIPYQKVGEFLKLFETDFYINLDTAQKELSHRGIGMFNVIDHQSGYKVDFIILQNKPYETEKFNNRKTIIFENIPISVISPEDLVISKLQWIQELQSERQMGDIHNLLHYPNIDTKYIEHWIGKLRLQTFGLL, from the coding sequence ATGTACACACAGTTGTTACATTATATTTGCAGTTGGTTTAACCAAAATCAAATACCGTACATGGTTACGGGAAGTGTAGCACTAAACATTTATTTACTGCCTCGCTCCACTTTTGATATTGACATAGTTGTGGAAATACCTTATCAAAAGGTCGGTGAGTTTTTAAAACTGTTTGAAACAGATTTTTATATAAACCTTGATACTGCCCAGAAAGAATTGTCGCATAGAGGTATCGGTATGTTTAATGTGATTGACCATCAAAGCGGGTATAAAGTTGATTTTATCATTCTGCAAAACAAACCTTATGAAACAGAAAAATTTAACAACCGCAAAACCATTATCTTTGAAAACATTCCGATTAGCGTAATTAGTCCGGAGGATTTGGTTATTTCCAAACTGCAATGGATACAAGAGCTTCAAAGCGAAAGACAAATGGGCGATATTCACAACTTGTTACATTATCCCAATATAGACACCAAATATATTGAACATTGGATTGGCAAATTAAGGCTTCAAACTTTTGGATTATTGTAA